The window CCCACGGGGCCAGCCAGGACAGGAGCAGGGCGACGGGGAGGATGATGACCAGCTTGTTGACCAGTGAGCCCTTGGTGATCCGCCAGATCATCGGCAGCTCACGGGCCGGCTGGATGCCGGTGACGTAACGGGGGGTCACGGCGGCGTCGTCGACGACCACGCCGGCGGCCTTCACCGAGGTCTTGCCGGCGGCCGCCGCCACGTCATCGACGCTGGCGGCGGCGGCGCGGGCGATGAGGGCGACGTCGTCAAGCAGTGCTAGAAGTCCACCGGCCATGGTGCGCACCTTTCAGGGAGGAAATAAGAACATTCTAGAGCGTTCCTTAGAATGGTCGCATGAGAACAGCAGTGGTGGGTGTCGGTGCGGTCGGTGGATGGTTCGGCGGGTCCCTGGTGCGGGCGGGGCATGACGTGGTGTTCATCGCGCGCGGCGAGACCCTCGACGTGCTGCGCACCGAGGGGCTGCGTCTCAACGACGACCCGCCGATCCCGGTGGACGCCGTCGGCAGTCTCGCCGAGGCCGGCCCCGTCGACGTCGTCCTGCTGGCGGTGAAGGTCACCGCCGCGACCGACCTCCCCGCGCTTCTCGACGCCCTCCCCGCCGGCGCCCACGTCGCCGTCACGCAGAACTCCGTCGAGGTGCCCTCCCGCGTCGCCGCGGTCGTGGGGTGGGAGCGCACTCTGCCGGGTGTCGTGCGCGGCTACTACCACCACACCGGCCCGGGGCGGGTGGAGTTCCACGGGGGCCCTGTGTCGTATGACGTGGGAGGGGAGGAGAGAGTCGTCGGAAAGCTGGTGGCGGCGCTGAACTCCGCGGGCGTCGACGCCACCGCACGTGACGACATCATCGTCGACGTGTGGGAGAAGGCCATGTACGTGACCACCACCGGGGCGCTCGGGGCGCTGGCGCAGGCCCCGCTCGGGGAGCTGCGCACCCGGCTGCGGCCGACGCTGGAGGCGCTCATGCGGGAGGTCGAGTCCACGGCCCGCGCGAACGGGGTGCCGCTCAGCGACGACGTGGTCGAACGCACCCTGGAGTTCGCCGACCGCATGCCCGCCACGGCGACCAGTTCGATGCACCGGGACCTGCTCGCCGGGCGTCCCCACGAGCTGGACTCCCAGGTCGGTGCGATCTGCCGGATGGCGGCCCGGCAGGGCGTCGACGTGCGGCTCCATGACCTTCTGCTGGGGGTGCTGGGGTAACGTGACGGACATGACGGCTTCCTCCACTGCCCGGGTCAGGTGTGATCGCCCGGGGCGTTACGCTCGGTCCCTGGTCTCCACTTTCGCCGACACGGCGCACACGGAGTGGGATGCCGAGGAAGGCCGCGGGCACCTCGTGTTCACGTGGGGGCACGACGCCGAGGTGGACATGATCGCCGGCGACGGGGTCCTCCTGCTGCACCTGGAGTGCGCCGCCGCGGAGCTCGAGCAGCTGGAGAGGCTCATCGGGCGCGGCGTCGTCGAGCTCGCCGGCGACGCCGACGTGGAGGTCGCGTGGAAGCGTCCCGGAGGTCAGGACGGTACCCGCTGGGTCGCTGGGCTAGACTGACGCCCGACCACTTTCGTCCACGGGTGCCCGGTGCGAGTCCGGGCTGAGATGCCGCAACGGCGGACCGTCGAACCTGATCCGGTTAATACCGGCGCTAGGGAGATCCCAGTGACCACCACTGCTGCAAGAACGCGCGCCCGCTCCTCGTGGCGCGTCATCGACATCATCATCGCCTCCGTCCTCGGCGTGGCGACCGGCCTCATCTTCTGGGTGTGGAACTCCATCGGCTTCGCCTGGACCACCGCCATGGATGCGCTCACCCCCGGCTTCGGCGGCCTGGCCCTGGGCATCTGGCTGCTCGGCGGCGTCATCGGCGGGCTGGTGATCCGGAAGCCGGGTGCCGCGATCTTCGTCGAGGTCCTCGCCGCCGCCGTCTCCGCGCTGCTGGGCAACCAGTGGGGCATCGAGACCCTCTACCACGGCATCGCCCAGGGCATCGGCGCGGAGCTCGTCTTCGCGGCCTTCGCGTACCGGCGTTTCACCCTCCCCGTCGCCATGCTCGCCGGCGCGGGAGCCTCGGTGGGCAACTTCCTGGTCTCGCTGTTCACGAGCGCGAACATCGCGAAGTCGCTGGCCTTCAACTCGATCTACCTCACCTGCGGCGTGATCTCCGGGGTGATCCTCGCGGGGCTCCTCGGCCACTGGTTGGTCAAGGCCCTGGCCGGGACCGGCGCGCTGGACCGTTTCGCGGCCGGACGGAAGCGCGTGTAGATGACTGCACTCGTCGAGGCCCGCGGTCTCGGCTGGCGGCACGCCTCCCGGGTGGACCCGGCGCTGGAGAACATCTCCCTGCGCCTGGAACGCGGGGAGAAGGTGCTGCTGACCGGCCGTTCCGGCGCAGGCAAGTCCACTCTCCTGGCCGCGCTGGCCGGCCTGCTCGGTGACGAGGAGGACGGCGACCAGACCGGCACCCTCACCATCGACGGGACGGTCGGCATGGTCCTGCAGGACCCCGACTCCCAGGTCATCGCCTCCCGCGTCGGCGACGACGTCGCCTTCGGCTGCGAGAACCTGCGCATCCCGCGCGAGGAGATCTGGCCGCGCGTGCGCCGCGCCCTCGACCTCGTCGGCCTCGACCTGCCGCTGGACCACCCGACCCGGCACCTGTCCGGCGGGCAGAAGCAGCGTCTCGCCCTGGCGGGCGTCATCGCCATGGGGGCGGATCTCATCCTCCTCGACGAGCCCACCGCCAACCTCGACCCCGTCGGGCAGCGCGAGGTCGTCGAGGCGGTGACCGCCGTCGCCGCGGAGACCGACGCCACGCTGTTCGTCGTCGAGCACCGCCCGCAGCTGTGGGTCCCGCTCATGGACCGTTTCCTCCACCTCGACGAGGACGGCCTCCACGAGAGCACCGCCGCCGGCCTGCCCGCCCCGCCGGTCCTGCCGGCCGCCCGCGGCGTGGCCCCCGGGACGCCGCCGCTGGTCAGCGCCCGTGACCTGCAGACCATCTGGGGGCCGCCGCGCACCCTCGACCTGCCGCAGGGCGCGTCGACGGTCATCACCGGGCCCAACGGCGCCGGGAAGTCGACGCTCGCGCTGACGCTGGCCGGGCTTCTCGACCCCGTCGGCGGCGAGCTCACCTACGCGGAGGAGCTGCGGCAGGGCCTGCGGAAGAGCCCCCACGCCTGGAGTTCGCGGCAGCTTGCACAGCGGGTGGGCTACGTCTTCCAGGACCCGGAGCACCAGTTCGTCGCCCGCACCGTCGCCGAGGAGATGGCCGTGTCCGGCGGCCCGCAGGAGCGTATCGACGACCTCCTGCACCGCCTCCGCCTCACCCACCTCGCCGACGCCAACCCCTTCACCCTGTCGGGCGGGGAGAAGCGCCGGCTCTCCGTGGCCACCGCCCTGGTCAACGCCCCCGCGCTGCTCGTCCTCGACGAGCCGACCTTCGGCCAGGACCCCACCACCTTCGTCGAGCTCGTCGGCATGGTCCGGGAACTCACCGACCGCGGCGTGACCGTCGCGTCGATCACCCATGACGAGCTCTACGCCCACGCCCTCGGCGACCATCTCGTGGAGGTCCGATGAATCTGCTCGCCGGCATCAACCCGGTCACCCGCATCCTGGCCCTCATCCTGCTGACCACGCCGCTGCTGCTGTCGGTGGACATCGTCTCCGCGGCGGTGGCGCTGGGCTTCACGCTGCTCGCGGCCCCGTTGTGCGGGGTGAGCTGGGGCCGGCTGCTGCGGCGCGGCTGGCCGATCCTGCTGGCCGCGCCGTTGGCGGCGGTCCCCATGGCGCTCTACGGCCGCCCGGAGGGGGAGACGTACCTCCACTTCCTGCTCATCCACGTGACGGACAACTCCCTGCAGCTGGCGGCGGCGATCTTCGTGCGTGTGCTGGCGGTGGGGCTGCCGGTCGTCGTCCTGTCGGCGGACGTCGACCCCACGGACCTCGGCGACGGCCTGGCGCAGGTGCTGCGTCTGCCCGCCCGTTTCGTGCTGGGGGCGGTGGCGGCGACCCGCCTGGTCTCCCTGTTCCGCGACGACCTCGACTCCATGCGCCGCGCCCGCCGGGCCCGGGGCATCGCCGACCAGGGGCGCATCCGTCACTTCCTCACGCTCGCCTTCGGCCTGCTCGTGCTCTCTCTGCGGCGCGGCACCAAGCTGGCCACCGCGATGGAGGCCCGGGGCTTCAACCGCGTCGCCGAGCACGGCCGCACGTGGGCGCGGGAGTCGACGCTCTCGGGCCGCGACTGGGTCGTCATGTCCGTGTGCCTCGTCGCCTCCGTGGCGGCCATCGGCATCGCGGTGGCGGTCGGTTCCTTCCGTTTCCTGGGCGTGGCGTGACACGCCTGACGGTGCTCGTCGACGGTCCCTCCGGGGCCGGCAAGACCACCTTCGCCACTGCCGTGGGGCGGCGCACGGGCCTGCGGGTGGTTCACCTCGACGACTTCTACCCGGGCTGGTCCGGGCTGGCGGAGGCCTCCCGCATGGTGGTCGAGGACGTGCTGCACCCGACGCGACCCGGCTACCGACGCTGGGACTGGGAGGCCGACGCCCCGGGGGAGTGGGTGGCGCTGGACCCGCGGGAGTCGCTCATCGTGGAGGGGGTGGGGGCGGTGACGGCGGCGTCGATAAGCGCTGCGCGGGAGCTGGGCGAGGTGCTCAGCGTGCGTATCGACGCCCCCGTGGACGTCCGCCGCGTCCGTGCCCTGCGCCGCGACACCGGCTACGGACGTTTCTGGGAGATGTGGGCGGCGCAGGAGGAGGCGTTCTACGCCGAGCACGGTGCTGTTCCGGTGGACTTTGCGTTGACCTGGTGAGGAAATCCCACAGAGTCTCGGCATGGAGCAGGGGTCCGATCGGGCGGGGGGTGACGTCGGGGGTGGCGGTGGCCGGGGGCTGAGCACCGGCTGATAACCCCCTGAGCAGCCGGAAAGGTGACACTAGTTCATGGCGTGTGCGTAACCTTGTGGTCACAGTCTCATCACAAGTGGGGGGTGATGGACGTCACGCGGTAGCGTGAACAGAAGATTAAGTCCTTTCACACTGGAGGTCCACCACATGACACTCAGCAAGAAGACTCTGGCCCTACTCGCAGCCACCACACTCGGGTTCGGCCTGGTCGCCTGTACCGATTCCGGGGACAACGGAGCCGCCGGCGGCTCCGGCGGGGACAAGTACATCCTCGCCAACGGCACCGAGCCGCAGAACCCGCTCATTCCCTCGAACACCAACGAGGTGGGCGGCGGACGCATCGTCGACATGATCTACTCCGGCCTCGTCTACTACGACGCCGACGGTGAGATCCACAACGAGATGGCCGAGTCCATCGAGCCCGAGGGGGAGAAGAGCTACCGCGTCACCCTCAAGGACGGCTGGACCTTCGCCGACGGCACCGAGATCACCGCCCAGCACTTCGTGGACACCTGGAACCACGCCGTGGCCAACTCCCACCTCTCCGCCTACTTCTTCGAGCCGATCCTCGGCTACGAGGAGGGCAAGGAGTCCATGGAGGGCCTCGAGGTCATCGACGACAAGACCTTCACCATCGAGCTGAACCAGCCCGAGGCCGACTTCCCGATGCGCCTGGGCTACTCCGCCTTCTACCCGCTGCCCGACGAGGCCCGCGAGGACGAGGCCGGCTTCGGTGAGAAGCCCAACGGCAACGGCCCCTACAAGCTGCTCGAGTGGAACCACAACCAGGACGCCACCATCGTCCCGAACGAGAACTACCAGGGCGAGCGCACCCCGCAGAACGACGGCATCAAGTTCGTCTTCTACGCCCAGCAGGACGCCGCCTACAACGACCTCCTGGCCGGCAACCTCGACGTCCTGGACGCCATCCCGGACTCCGCGTTCGCCACCTTCGAGAACGAGCTCGGTGACCGCGCCGCCAACCAGGCCTCCGCCATCTTCCAGTCCTTCACCATCCCGGAGCGCGTCGAGCACTGGGGCGGCGAGGAGGGCAAGCTGCGTCGCCAGGCGATCTCCCACGCCATCAACCGCGCCGAGGTCACCGAGGCCATCTTCCAGGGCACCCGCACCCCGGCCACCGACTTCACCTCCCCGGTCCTGCCGGGCTACGACGGTGACATCGTGGGCAACGACGTCCTCGACTACGACCCGGAGAAGGCGAAGGACCTGTGGGCCCAGGCCGACGAGATCTCCCCGTTCACCGGCGAGTTCACCCTCTCCTACAACGCCGACGGTGGCCACCAGGCCTGGGTCGACGCGGTGGTCAACTCCATCCGCAACACCCTCGGCATCGAGGCCGTGGGCAACCCGTACCCGGACTTCAAGTCCCTGCGTGACGACGTCACCGGCCGCACCATCCAGGGTGCCTTCCGCACCGGCTGGCAGGCCGACTACCCGTCGCAGGGTAACTTCCTCGGCCCGCTCTACGGCACCGGCGCCGGCTCCAATGACGGTGACTACTCCAACCCGGACTTCGACGCCAAGCTCGCCGAGGCCGCGGCCGCGGAGACCCCGGAGGACGCCTCCCGCATCTACAACGAGGCCCAGGAGATCCTCTTCCAGGATCTGCCGGCCATCCCGCTGTGGTACTCCAACCTGACCGGTGGTTCCAGTGAGCACGTCGAGAACGTCGTGTTCTCCTGGAAGGACCAGCCGCTGTACTACAACATCACGAAGAACTAGCGTCGGCGGTTCACCGTGACAACCGATACCCGCGTGACGCCTGGTGCGTCACGCGGGTATCTGCCTGAATGCCACCATCACACCCACAAGGAATAGTTATGTTGCGCTACATCGGGCGACGACTGCTCCAGATGATCCCCGTGTTCTTCGGGGCCACCCTCCTCATCTACGCACTCGTCTTCCTCATGCCCGGCGACCCGGTCCAGGCGCTGGGCGGTGACCGCGGCCTGTCCGAGGCCGCCCGCGCCCGCATCGAGGCGGAGTACAACCTGGACAAACCCTTCATCGTCCAGTACCTGCTCTACCTCAAGGGAATCCTCACCCTCGACTTCGGAACCACCTTCTCGGGACAACCCGTCGCCGACGTCATGGCCCGGGCCTTCCCGGTGACCATCAAACTGGCCGTCATGGCACTCGTCTTCGAGGCCTTCTTCGGCATCATCTTCGGCGTCATCGCCGGCGTGCGCCGCGGCGGCATCTTCGACTCCACCGTCCTGGTCATGTCGCTGATCGTCATCGCCGTGCCCAGCTTCGTCATCGGTTTCGTCCTGCAGTTCCTCGTCGGCGTGAAATGGGGGATACTCCCCGTCACCGTGGGCTCGCGGGAGACGTTCACCGCACTGCTCATGCCCGCGGTGGTGCTCGGCGCCGTGTCCTTCGCCTACGTCCTGCGCCTGACGCGCCAGTCGGTGAGCGAGAATCTCCGCGCCGACTACGTGCGCACCGCCCGCGCCAAGGGGCTGTCCGGCGGGCAGGTCATGAGCCGTCACGTGCTGCGCAACTCGCTCATCCCCGTCGCCACCTTCCTCGGTGCGGACCTGGGCGCGCTCATGGGCGGCGCCATCGTCACCGAGGGCATCTTCGCCATCAACGGTGTCGGCGGCACCATCTACCAGGCGATCATCAAGGGCGAACCGACGACGGTGGTGTCCTTCACCACGGTGCTCGTCATCGTCTACATCGTCGCCAACCTCGTCGTGGACCTGATCTACGCCGTGCTCGACCCGAGGATCCGCTATGCCTGACATCAACCGCAACGTCGCCAACCCGGCCGGCGAGGACGACATCCTCGCGGAGAGCAAGCTGCAGCTCCGCCCCGGCCAGGACCACTACATCGCCGAGACCGACGAGACCGGCCTCGGGGCCGTCGACGCCGTCGCCGACGAGTCCGCCCCCTCCTCCATGTGGGGCGAGGCGTGGCGCAACCTGCGCCGCCGCCCGCTGTTCTGGGTCTCGGCCCTGCTCATCCTCGTGGCCGTGCTCATATCGCTGTTCCCGCAGCTGTTCACGTCCATCGACCCGCGCGCCTGCACCCTGTCCAACTCCCTGGCGGACCCGCAGCCGGGCCACCCCTTCGGCTTCGACCGGCAGGGCTGCGACATCTACGCCCGCACCATCTACGGCGCCCGCGCCTCGGTGGCGGTGGGCATCCTCACCACCGCGCTGGTGGTCCTCATCGGCACGGCCATCGGTGCCCTCGCCGGCTTCTTCGGCGGCATCCTGGACACGCTGCTCTCCCGCCTCACGGACATCTTCTTCGCGATCCCGCTGGTGCTCGCCGCCATCGTCGTGATGCAGATGTTCAAGGACTACCGCACCATCCTCACCGTGGTGCTGGTCCTGGGGCTGTTCGGCTGGACGAACATCGCCCGCATCACCCGCGGTGCGGTGATGAGCGTGAAGAACGAGGAGTACGTCACCGCCGCCCGGGCACTCGGGGCGTCGAGAATGAAGATCCTCTCCAGCCACATCATGCCCAACGCGGCCGCCCCGATCATCGTGTACGCCACCGTGGCGCTGGGCACCTTCATCGTCGCGGAGGCCACCCTGTCCTTCCTGGGCATCGGCCTCCCGCCGACGATCGTGTCCTGGGGCGGGGACATCTCCGCCGCGCAGGCCTCCCTGCGCACCAAACCGATGGTCCTGTTCTACCCGGCCATGGCGCTCGCGCTCACCGTCCTGAGCTTCATCATGCTCGGCGACGTCGTGCGTGACGCCCTCGACCCGAAGGCGAGGAAGCGATGACCACCCAGACCCCGCTGCTCGAGATGAAGGACGTGAAGATCTCCTTCACCTCCTCCACCGGCGTCGTCGAGGCCGTCCGCGGCATCGACATGACCATCTACCCGGGGCAGTCCGTCGCCATCGTCGGCGAGTCCGGCTCCGGCAAGTCCACCGCCGCCATGTCGATCCTCGGCCTGCTGCCGGGCACCGGCAAGGTCACCGGCGGGCAGATCCTCTTCAACGGCGAGGACATCACCGGGCTCAACGGCAAGGAGATGCAGAAGTACCGCGGCTCCGAGATCGGCCTGGTCCCGCAGGACCCGATGTCCAACCTCAACCCGGTGTGGCGCGTGGGCACGCAGGTCGCCGAGTCCCTGCGCGCCAACAACGTGGTCAAGGGTTCTGCCGTCGGGGACCGCGTCGCCGAGCTGCTGGAGGAGGCCGGGCTGCCCGACGCCCAGCGCCGCGCCCGCCAGTACCCGCACGAGTATTCCGGAGGCATGCGCCAGCGCGCGCTCATCGCCATCGGCCTGGCGGCCCGCCCGAAGCTGCTCATCGCCGATGAGCCGACCTCGGCGCTGGACGTCACCGTGCAGAAGCGCATCCTCGACCACCTCGAGGGTCTCACCGAGGAACTCGGCACCGCCGTGCTGTTCATCACCCACGACCTCGGCCTGGCCGCCGAGCGCGCCGAGCACCTGGTGGTCATGCACCGGGGCCGCATCGTCGAGTCCGGCCCCAGCCTGCAGATCCTCCGCGACCCGCAGCACCCCTACACCCGTCGCCTGGTGAAGGCGGCGCCCTCGCTGGCCTCCGCCCGCATCCAGTCGGCGCTGGCCGCCGGCGTGGAGTCGACCGAGCTGGTCGCCCACGGCCGTGAGGGGAAGCAGGAGGAGGTCATCCGCGTGGAGAACCTCACCAAGATCTTCGGTGAGAACAAGGCCGTCGACGACGTCTCCTTCACCGTCCGCAAGGGCACGACACTCGCCCTGGTGGGGGAGTCCGGGTCCGGCAAGTCGACGGTGGCGAACATGGTGCTCAACCTGCTCGACCCGACCAGCGGCAAGGTGTTCTACAAGGGCACCGACCTGTCGACGCTGAGCAACAAGGAATTGTTCGACATGCGCCGCAAGATGCAGGTCGTGTTCCAGAACCCCTACGGCTCACTCGACCCGATGTTCTCCATCTACCGGTGCATCGAGGAGCCGCTGGCCCTGCACGGGGTGGGCAGCCGCAAGGAGCGGGAGGCGCGCGTCGCCGAACTGCTTGACATGGTGGCCATGCCGCGTTCCGCCATGCGCCGTTTCCCCAACGAGCTCTCCGGCGGTCAGCGCCAGCGCATCGCCATCGCGCGCGCCCTGGCGCTGCGGCCGGAGGTGCTGGTGCTCGACGAGGCGGTCTCCGCCCTCGACGTGCTCGTGCAGAACCAGATCATCCGCCTGCTCGCCGAACTGCAGGAGGAGCTCGACCTGTCCTACCTGTTCATCACCCACGACCTCGCGGTGGTCCGGCAGACCGCCGACGACATCGTGGTGATGAAGCAGGGTGCGATCGTCGAGCAGGGCACCTCCGACGAGGTGTTCGCCGACCCGA of the Corynebacterium humireducens NBRC 106098 = DSM 45392 genome contains:
- a CDS encoding peptide ABC transporter substrate-binding protein, with the translated sequence MTLSKKTLALLAATTLGFGLVACTDSGDNGAAGGSGGDKYILANGTEPQNPLIPSNTNEVGGGRIVDMIYSGLVYYDADGEIHNEMAESIEPEGEKSYRVTLKDGWTFADGTEITAQHFVDTWNHAVANSHLSAYFFEPILGYEEGKESMEGLEVIDDKTFTIELNQPEADFPMRLGYSAFYPLPDEAREDEAGFGEKPNGNGPYKLLEWNHNQDATIVPNENYQGERTPQNDGIKFVFYAQQDAAYNDLLAGNLDVLDAIPDSAFATFENELGDRAANQASAIFQSFTIPERVEHWGGEEGKLRRQAISHAINRAEVTEAIFQGTRTPATDFTSPVLPGYDGDIVGNDVLDYDPEKAKDLWAQADEISPFTGEFTLSYNADGGHQAWVDAVVNSIRNTLGIEAVGNPYPDFKSLRDDVTGRTIQGAFRTGWQADYPSQGNFLGPLYGTGAGSNDGDYSNPDFDAKLAEAAAAETPEDASRIYNEAQEILFQDLPAIPLWYSNLTGGSSEHVENVVFSWKDQPLYYNITKN
- a CDS encoding dipeptide ABC transporter ATP-binding protein, which gives rise to MTTQTPLLEMKDVKISFTSSTGVVEAVRGIDMTIYPGQSVAIVGESGSGKSTAAMSILGLLPGTGKVTGGQILFNGEDITGLNGKEMQKYRGSEIGLVPQDPMSNLNPVWRVGTQVAESLRANNVVKGSAVGDRVAELLEEAGLPDAQRRARQYPHEYSGGMRQRALIAIGLAARPKLLIADEPTSALDVTVQKRILDHLEGLTEELGTAVLFITHDLGLAAERAEHLVVMHRGRIVESGPSLQILRDPQHPYTRRLVKAAPSLASARIQSALAAGVESTELVAHGREGKQEEVIRVENLTKIFGENKAVDDVSFTVRKGTTLALVGESGSGKSTVANMVLNLLDPTSGKVFYKGTDLSTLSNKELFDMRRKMQVVFQNPYGSLDPMFSIYRCIEEPLALHGVGSRKEREARVAELLDMVAMPRSAMRRFPNELSGGQRQRIAIARALALRPEVLVLDEAVSALDVLVQNQIIRLLAELQEELDLSYLFITHDLAVVRQTADDIVVMKQGAIVEQGTSDEVFADPKEEYTRDLINSVPGLNIELGTGENLGLVE
- a CDS encoding energy-coupling factor transporter transmembrane component T family protein, encoding MNLLAGINPVTRILALILLTTPLLLSVDIVSAAVALGFTLLAAPLCGVSWGRLLRRGWPILLAAPLAAVPMALYGRPEGETYLHFLLIHVTDNSLQLAAAIFVRVLAVGLPVVVLSADVDPTDLGDGLAQVLRLPARFVLGAVAATRLVSLFRDDLDSMRRARRARGIADQGRIRHFLTLAFGLLVLSLRRGTKLATAMEARGFNRVAEHGRTWARESTLSGRDWVVMSVCLVASVAAIGIAVAVGSFRFLGVA
- a CDS encoding 2-dehydropantoate 2-reductase translates to MRTAVVGVGAVGGWFGGSLVRAGHDVVFIARGETLDVLRTEGLRLNDDPPIPVDAVGSLAEAGPVDVVLLAVKVTAATDLPALLDALPAGAHVAVTQNSVEVPSRVAAVVGWERTLPGVVRGYYHHTGPGRVEFHGGPVSYDVGGEERVVGKLVAALNSAGVDATARDDIIVDVWEKAMYVTTTGALGALAQAPLGELRTRLRPTLEALMREVESTARANGVPLSDDVVERTLEFADRMPATATSSMHRDLLAGRPHELDSQVGAICRMAARQGVDVRLHDLLLGVLG
- a CDS encoding ABC transporter ATP-binding protein, producing MTALVEARGLGWRHASRVDPALENISLRLERGEKVLLTGRSGAGKSTLLAALAGLLGDEEDGDQTGTLTIDGTVGMVLQDPDSQVIASRVGDDVAFGCENLRIPREEIWPRVRRALDLVGLDLPLDHPTRHLSGGQKQRLALAGVIAMGADLILLDEPTANLDPVGQREVVEAVTAVAAETDATLFVVEHRPQLWVPLMDRFLHLDEDGLHESTAAGLPAPPVLPAARGVAPGTPPLVSARDLQTIWGPPRTLDLPQGASTVITGPNGAGKSTLALTLAGLLDPVGGELTYAEELRQGLRKSPHAWSSRQLAQRVGYVFQDPEHQFVARTVAEEMAVSGGPQERIDDLLHRLRLTHLADANPFTLSGGEKRRLSVATALVNAPALLVLDEPTFGQDPTTFVELVGMVRELTDRGVTVASITHDELYAHALGDHLVEVR
- a CDS encoding ECF transporter S component produces the protein MTTTAARTRARSSWRVIDIIIASVLGVATGLIFWVWNSIGFAWTTAMDALTPGFGGLALGIWLLGGVIGGLVIRKPGAAIFVEVLAAAVSALLGNQWGIETLYHGIAQGIGAELVFAAFAYRRFTLPVAMLAGAGASVGNFLVSLFTSANIAKSLAFNSIYLTCGVISGVILAGLLGHWLVKALAGTGALDRFAAGRKRV
- a CDS encoding ABC transporter permease, whose protein sequence is MPDINRNVANPAGEDDILAESKLQLRPGQDHYIAETDETGLGAVDAVADESAPSSMWGEAWRNLRRRPLFWVSALLILVAVLISLFPQLFTSIDPRACTLSNSLADPQPGHPFGFDRQGCDIYARTIYGARASVAVGILTTALVVLIGTAIGALAGFFGGILDTLLSRLTDIFFAIPLVLAAIVVMQMFKDYRTILTVVLVLGLFGWTNIARITRGAVMSVKNEEYVTAARALGASRMKILSSHIMPNAAAPIIVYATVALGTFIVAEATLSFLGIGLPPTIVSWGGDISAAQASLRTKPMVLFYPAMALALTVLSFIMLGDVVRDALDPKARKR
- a CDS encoding ABC transporter permease, translated to MLRYIGRRLLQMIPVFFGATLLIYALVFLMPGDPVQALGGDRGLSEAARARIEAEYNLDKPFIVQYLLYLKGILTLDFGTTFSGQPVADVMARAFPVTIKLAVMALVFEAFFGIIFGVIAGVRRGGIFDSTVLVMSLIVIAVPSFVIGFVLQFLVGVKWGILPVTVGSRETFTALLMPAVVLGAVSFAYVLRLTRQSVSENLRADYVRTARAKGLSGGQVMSRHVLRNSLIPVATFLGADLGALMGGAIVTEGIFAINGVGGTIYQAIIKGEPTTVVSFTTVLVIVYIVANLVVDLIYAVLDPRIRYA
- a CDS encoding DUF2218 domain-containing protein → MTASSTARVRCDRPGRYARSLVSTFADTAHTEWDAEEGRGHLVFTWGHDAEVDMIAGDGVLLLHLECAAAELEQLERLIGRGVVELAGDADVEVAWKRPGGQDGTRWVAGLD